In Kineococcus sp. NBC_00420, a single genomic region encodes these proteins:
- a CDS encoding alpha/beta hydrolase: protein MRSTRGVLPRRAAVPLAVVLLAGCSAFGGSDPQPSPVGTASSVASEPATDPSLAAFYDQDLQWADCSGGFQCSQLTVPLDYAAPQGATISLAVVRLRTAAKGDDRLGSLVLNPGGPGASGIEYARAAENVTSDAIRNHFDVVGFDPRGVGTSAPLKCLPDSAIDRFLATDPTPDDPSEVAALGEQTTALGAGCAAAGELAAHVDTRSAARDMDVLRAALGDAKLNYLGKSYGTYLGDWYAELFPQRVGRFVLDGVLDPALSSVQVNEGQAAGFEVALRSYVQGCQGGDDCPLTGSVDDGVAQVRAFLDALDAKPLPTSSKRDLVQGLGYLGVAYPLYAESLWPQLSAALKSAFAGDGTALLTLADAYAHRGANGAYLDNSSTVIYAVNCLDRDDAETLPQVEATAAQFAATSPTFGPFLAWGGLACTNWPIAPVGEARPLHAEGAGPILVVGTTRDPATPYRWAQNVAGELSSGRLLTYDGDGHTAYGMGSKCIDAAVDTYVVSGVQPDEGTTCS, encoded by the coding sequence ATGCGCAGCACCCGAGGAGTTCTGCCGCGCCGGGCCGCGGTGCCCCTCGCCGTCGTCCTGCTGGCCGGGTGCTCGGCCTTCGGCGGCTCCGACCCGCAACCCTCCCCGGTGGGCACGGCGTCCAGCGTCGCGAGCGAACCCGCGACCGACCCGTCGCTGGCGGCCTTCTACGACCAGGACCTGCAGTGGGCCGACTGCTCCGGCGGGTTCCAGTGCTCGCAGCTGACCGTCCCGCTCGACTACGCCGCCCCGCAGGGCGCCACGATCTCGCTGGCCGTCGTGCGGTTGCGGACGGCGGCCAAGGGTGACGACCGGCTGGGTTCGCTCGTCCTGAACCCGGGCGGGCCGGGCGCCTCCGGCATCGAGTACGCCCGTGCGGCTGAGAACGTCACCTCCGACGCCATCCGGAACCACTTCGACGTCGTCGGCTTCGACCCCCGCGGGGTGGGGACGTCGGCGCCCCTGAAGTGCCTGCCCGACAGCGCGATCGACCGGTTCCTCGCCACCGATCCCACCCCGGACGACCCGAGCGAGGTGGCCGCGCTGGGCGAGCAGACGACCGCGCTGGGCGCGGGGTGCGCGGCCGCGGGGGAACTCGCCGCGCACGTCGACACCCGCTCCGCGGCGAGGGACATGGACGTCCTGCGCGCCGCCCTCGGGGACGCCAAGCTGAACTACCTCGGCAAGTCCTACGGCACCTACCTCGGCGACTGGTACGCCGAGCTGTTCCCGCAGCGCGTCGGCCGGTTCGTGCTCGACGGTGTCCTCGACCCCGCGCTGAGCAGCGTGCAGGTCAACGAGGGACAGGCCGCCGGGTTCGAGGTGGCGTTGCGCTCCTACGTGCAGGGGTGCCAGGGCGGCGACGACTGCCCGCTGACCGGCAGCGTCGACGACGGCGTCGCGCAGGTCCGCGCGTTCCTCGACGCCCTCGACGCGAAGCCCCTGCCGACGAGCTCCAAGCGGGACCTGGTGCAGGGGCTCGGCTACCTCGGCGTCGCCTACCCGCTCTACGCGGAGTCGTTGTGGCCGCAGCTGTCGGCCGCGCTGAAGAGCGCGTTCGCGGGGGACGGGACGGCGCTGCTGACCCTCGCCGACGCCTACGCCCACCGCGGCGCGAACGGCGCCTACCTCGACAACTCCAGCACGGTCATCTACGCCGTGAACTGCCTGGACCGCGACGACGCCGAGACGCTGCCGCAGGTCGAGGCGACCGCGGCGCAGTTCGCGGCGACGTCGCCGACGTTCGGGCCGTTCCTGGCCTGGGGCGGTCTGGCCTGCACGAACTGGCCCATCGCCCCCGTGGGGGAGGCCCGTCCGCTGCACGCGGAGGGGGCCGGTCCGATCCTCGTCGTCGGCACCACGCGGGATCCGGCCACGCCGTACCGGTGGGCGCAGAACGTCGCGGGTGAACTGTCCTCGGGGAGGCTGCTGACCTACGACGGTGACGGGCACACCGCCTACGGCATGGGGTCGAAGTGCATCGACGCCGCCGTCGACACCTACGTCGTGTCCGGTGTCCAGCCGGACGAGGGCACGACCTGCTCCTGA
- the topA gene encoding type I DNA topoisomerase gives MAGKPQGTRASGDGLRRLVIVESPSKIDKISTYLGPGYQVEASYGHIRDLPQPSQLPDDVKKGPYGKFAVDVDHGFEPYYVVDDDKKKKVNELKRALKDADELILATDRDREGEAIAWHLVQALEPRVPYRRMVFGEITREAIQQAVGELRDIDDRMVDAQETRRILDRLYGYELSPVLWRKVRAGLSAGRVQSVATRLCVERERERMAFVAASYADVTGTFTADDGAFGARLSSLDGKRVATGRDFGDDGRLKSQNVAHLDVPAAQALVDGLAAASFAVRGVEEKPYTRRPAAPFITSTLQQEASRKLRLNARQAMRTAQGLYERGYITYMRTDSIQLSSQALSAARAQARELYGNEYVPEQPRAYASKSKNAQEGHEAIRPAGETFRTPAQVSGELRGDDFRMYDLIWKRTVASQMQDARGTTATVRLGATTADGRDAEFSASGTIITFRGFLAAYEEGRDQTRDAETDSGDDDRRLPQVSAGDALRASDLATAGHETSPPARYTEASLVKALEEKGIGRPSTFASIISTIVDRGYVQYKGNALVPMWLAFAVTRLLEEHFPKLVDYDFTAEMENDLDAISRGEAERVDWLTKFYFGADGPAGGVVATPPNPDGSSGGATALNGIKGLADDLGAIDAREISTIPIGEGIVLRVGRYGPYLEGPDRETGELLKASVPEDIAPDEMTVDKAYELLTTQSEGDNVLGQDPESGRTIVARVGRYGPYVTELVEDEPAPEPPVEGAPKKRAAKKAVKAKPRTGSLFKDMSVESVTLEQALQLLSLPRVVGADPESGDEITAQNGRYGPYLKKGTDSRSLESEDQIFSITLPEVLAIYAQPKMRRGQVAKPPLKELGADPESGQPIVIKDGRFGPYATDGTTNATLRKDDDPETVTLERAAELLAEKRAKGPVKKTARKTAAKKTAAKKTAVKKTAAKKTAAKTTVASDA, from the coding sequence GTGGCGGGCAAGCCCCAGGGAACGCGAGCGTCCGGCGACGGACTGCGCCGACTGGTGATCGTCGAGTCGCCGAGCAAGATCGACAAGATCTCGACGTACCTCGGGCCGGGTTACCAGGTGGAGGCCAGCTACGGCCACATCCGCGACCTCCCTCAGCCCTCCCAGCTGCCCGACGACGTCAAGAAGGGCCCGTACGGGAAGTTCGCGGTCGACGTCGACCACGGCTTCGAGCCGTACTACGTCGTCGACGACGACAAGAAGAAGAAGGTCAACGAGCTCAAGCGCGCCCTCAAGGACGCCGACGAGCTCATCCTCGCCACCGACCGCGACCGCGAGGGCGAGGCCATCGCCTGGCACCTCGTGCAGGCTCTCGAACCGCGCGTCCCCTACCGCCGCATGGTCTTCGGCGAGATCACCCGCGAGGCGATCCAGCAGGCCGTCGGCGAGCTGCGCGACATCGACGACCGCATGGTCGACGCGCAGGAGACCCGCCGCATCCTCGACCGCCTCTACGGCTACGAGCTCTCGCCCGTGCTGTGGCGCAAGGTTCGCGCGGGGCTCTCCGCCGGCCGCGTCCAGTCCGTCGCGACCCGCCTCTGCGTCGAGCGCGAACGCGAGCGGATGGCGTTCGTCGCCGCGAGCTACGCCGACGTCACCGGTACCTTCACGGCCGACGACGGAGCGTTCGGGGCCCGCCTGTCCAGCCTCGACGGCAAGCGCGTGGCCACCGGCCGCGACTTCGGCGACGACGGCCGGCTCAAGAGCCAGAACGTCGCGCACCTCGACGTCCCCGCCGCCCAGGCCCTCGTCGACGGTCTCGCCGCCGCGAGCTTCGCCGTGCGCGGGGTGGAGGAGAAGCCGTACACCCGTCGTCCGGCGGCACCGTTCATCACCTCCACGCTGCAGCAGGAGGCGTCGCGCAAGCTGCGTCTCAACGCCCGTCAGGCCATGCGCACCGCGCAGGGCCTCTACGAGCGCGGCTACATCACCTACATGCGTACCGACTCCATCCAGCTGTCCTCGCAGGCGCTGTCGGCGGCCCGGGCGCAGGCGCGGGAGCTCTACGGCAACGAGTACGTGCCGGAGCAGCCGCGCGCGTACGCGTCGAAGTCGAAGAACGCGCAGGAGGGCCACGAGGCCATCCGTCCCGCGGGGGAGACGTTCCGCACCCCCGCGCAGGTCTCCGGTGAACTGCGCGGCGACGACTTCCGGATGTACGACCTGATCTGGAAGCGCACCGTCGCGTCGCAGATGCAGGACGCCCGCGGCACCACCGCGACCGTCCGCCTCGGGGCGACCACGGCCGACGGTCGCGACGCCGAGTTCTCCGCCTCGGGCACGATCATCACCTTCCGCGGTTTCCTCGCCGCCTACGAGGAGGGTCGCGACCAGACCCGCGACGCCGAGACCGACAGCGGCGACGACGACCGTCGCCTGCCCCAGGTCAGCGCGGGGGACGCCCTGCGCGCCTCCGACCTCGCGACCGCCGGGCACGAGACCTCCCCGCCCGCCCGCTACACCGAGGCGAGCCTGGTGAAGGCGCTGGAGGAGAAGGGGATCGGGCGTCCCTCGACCTTCGCCTCGATCATCTCGACCATCGTCGACCGCGGCTACGTGCAGTACAAGGGCAACGCCCTGGTGCCGATGTGGCTGGCGTTCGCGGTGACGCGCCTGCTCGAGGAGCACTTCCCCAAGCTCGTCGACTACGACTTCACGGCCGAGATGGAGAACGACCTCGACGCGATCTCGCGCGGTGAGGCCGAACGCGTCGACTGGCTGACGAAGTTCTACTTCGGCGCCGACGGCCCGGCCGGCGGCGTCGTCGCGACCCCGCCGAACCCGGACGGGTCCAGCGGCGGCGCGACCGCACTCAACGGCATCAAGGGCCTCGCCGACGACCTCGGGGCGATCGACGCCCGCGAGATCTCGACGATCCCCATCGGTGAGGGCATCGTCCTGCGGGTCGGGCGCTACGGCCCCTACCTGGAGGGCCCGGACCGCGAGACCGGTGAGCTGCTCAAGGCCTCCGTCCCCGAGGACATCGCGCCCGACGAGATGACCGTCGACAAGGCCTACGAGCTGCTCACGACGCAGTCCGAGGGCGACAACGTCCTGGGGCAGGACCCGGAGTCGGGGCGCACGATCGTGGCCCGCGTCGGCCGCTACGGCCCCTACGTCACCGAGCTCGTCGAGGACGAACCCGCGCCGGAACCGCCGGTCGAGGGGGCGCCGAAGAAGCGAGCGGCGAAGAAGGCCGTGAAGGCGAAGCCGCGCACGGGGTCGCTGTTCAAGGACATGTCGGTGGAGTCCGTCACCCTCGAGCAGGCCCTGCAGCTGCTGTCGCTGCCGCGCGTCGTCGGCGCCGACCCCGAGTCCGGCGACGAGATCACCGCGCAGAACGGCCGCTACGGTCCGTACCTGAAGAAGGGCACGGACTCCCGCTCGCTGGAGTCCGAGGACCAGATCTTCTCGATCACCCTGCCCGAGGTCCTCGCGATCTACGCCCAGCCGAAGATGCGCCGCGGCCAGGTCGCCAAGCCCCCGCTCAAGGAGCTCGGTGCGGACCCCGAGTCCGGTCAGCCCATCGTGATCAAGGACGGCCGCTTCGGCCCGTACGCGACGGACGGCACCACCAACGCCACCCTGCGCAAGGACGACGACCCCGAGACGGTGACGCTGGAACGCGCCGCCGAGCTGCTCGCCGAGAAGCGGGCCAAGGGGCCGGTCAAGAAGACCGCGCGCAAGACGGCGGCCAAGAAGACGGCTGCGAAGAAGACCGCGGTCAAGAAGACGGCGGCCAAGAAGACTGCCGCGAAGACGACCGTCGCCTCCGACGCCTGA
- the tmk gene encoding dTMP kinase: MTETAAPDTAVPNHDVRALLRQYPDFRRMWLSLMLSSFGDWLGMLAKLGTAAGLTVGNSTQTSVAVSTVFILQLAPAALLGPLAGALADRLDRRATMVVGDVLRFGLFISIPIVGSLTWLFVATLLIELVTLFWGPAKDATVPNLVPKERLEVANQISLVATYGSAPVAGLAFILLTLLTGVLDNALPFLAGNQSNLAMYVNAFTFLIAAVVIWRLDIPPRPPRPREGGLAPTLGRDIVEGWKFVGGSPLLRGLVFGMLVAFGAGGVVLGLGRAFVTGLGAGDPGYGVVVMAVFAGVALGVWQGPRWLSGLSRRRTFGLALSAAGVALVLVALVGNIVVASLFVVALGLFTGLAYVSAYTLLGLEVDDDVRGRTFSFVGSSTRVVIIAVMLVAPWVARFLGDRTIAPSAHWSVTYSGASLAMAVAGVITGIAGFVSLRQMDDRRGTSLWADLLDAFRHGETPALDAPARAARTGAGCFVAFEGGDGSGKTTQARLLAEWLEGLGHEVVITREPGGTATGRELREVLLSHRGDEQPLSPRAEALLFAADRAQHVAEVVRPGLARGAVVLSDRYVDSSLAYQGAGRDLPAHEVERLSGWATEGLLPDLTVVLDVDPVTAAARRAGRAADDRMEAESQAFHARVREQFLLLAARDPGRYLVLDATASPGAVQEKLRTHLATRLPAPARVAAR; encoded by the coding sequence GTGACTGAGACCGCGGCGCCCGACACGGCGGTTCCGAACCACGACGTCCGGGCGTTGCTGCGTCAGTACCCCGACTTCCGCCGCATGTGGCTCTCGCTCATGCTCTCCAGCTTCGGCGACTGGCTGGGCATGCTGGCCAAGCTGGGCACGGCCGCCGGGCTGACGGTGGGGAACTCGACCCAGACCAGCGTCGCCGTCTCGACGGTCTTCATCCTCCAGCTGGCCCCGGCCGCCCTCCTCGGGCCGCTGGCCGGAGCGTTGGCGGACCGCCTGGACCGGCGGGCGACGATGGTCGTCGGTGACGTGCTGCGCTTCGGGCTCTTCATCTCCATCCCCATCGTGGGCAGCCTCACCTGGCTCTTCGTCGCGACGCTGCTCATCGAGCTGGTCACGCTGTTCTGGGGTCCGGCCAAGGACGCGACGGTGCCGAACCTGGTGCCGAAGGAACGCCTCGAGGTCGCCAACCAGATCAGCCTCGTCGCGACCTACGGCTCCGCCCCGGTCGCCGGGCTCGCCTTCATCCTGCTGACCCTGCTCACCGGGGTCCTGGACAACGCCCTGCCCTTCCTCGCGGGCAACCAGTCCAACCTCGCGATGTACGTCAACGCGTTCACCTTCCTCATCGCCGCGGTGGTCATCTGGCGCCTGGACATCCCGCCGCGCCCGCCGCGTCCGCGCGAGGGCGGGCTCGCCCCGACGCTGGGCCGCGACATCGTCGAGGGCTGGAAGTTCGTCGGGGGGTCCCCGCTGCTGCGCGGCCTCGTCTTCGGGATGCTCGTCGCCTTCGGTGCCGGCGGGGTCGTGCTCGGGCTCGGCCGTGCCTTCGTGACCGGCCTCGGCGCGGGTGACCCGGGCTACGGCGTCGTGGTGATGGCCGTCTTCGCCGGGGTCGCGCTCGGGGTCTGGCAGGGGCCACGATGGCTGTCCGGGCTGAGCCGCCGGCGCACCTTCGGGCTCGCGCTCTCCGCGGCCGGGGTCGCCCTCGTGCTCGTCGCGCTGGTCGGCAACATCGTCGTCGCCTCCCTCTTCGTCGTCGCGCTGGGGCTGTTCACCGGGCTCGCCTACGTCTCGGCGTACACGTTGCTCGGCCTCGAGGTCGACGACGACGTCCGCGGCCGGACGTTCTCCTTCGTCGGCTCCAGCACCCGCGTCGTGATCATCGCCGTCATGCTCGTCGCCCCGTGGGTGGCGCGCTTCCTCGGCGACCGCACGATCGCTCCCAGCGCGCACTGGTCGGTGACGTACTCGGGCGCCTCCCTCGCGATGGCCGTCGCCGGCGTGATCACCGGGATCGCCGGGTTCGTCTCGCTGCGCCAGATGGACGACCGGCGCGGCACCAGCCTCTGGGCCGACCTCCTCGACGCCTTCCGGCACGGGGAGACGCCCGCCCTCGACGCCCCCGCCCGCGCGGCGCGCACCGGTGCCGGGTGCTTCGTCGCCTTCGAGGGCGGTGACGGGTCGGGCAAGACGACCCAGGCGAGGTTGCTCGCCGAGTGGTTGGAGGGCCTCGGTCACGAGGTCGTGATCACCCGCGAACCCGGCGGCACGGCGACCGGTCGGGAGCTGCGCGAGGTCCTGCTCAGCCACCGCGGGGACGAGCAGCCGCTGAGCCCGCGCGCCGAGGCCCTGCTCTTCGCCGCCGACCGCGCCCAGCACGTCGCGGAGGTCGTCCGGCCCGGGCTGGCCCGCGGGGCCGTCGTGCTGAGCGACCGCTACGTCGACTCCTCCCTCGCCTACCAGGGCGCGGGTCGCGACCTGCCCGCCCACGAGGTCGAGCGGCTGTCGGGCTGGGCCACCGAGGGCCTGCTGCCCGACCTCACCGTCGTCCTCGACGTCGACCCGGTCACCGCCGCCGCCCGCCGGGCCGGGCGCGCCGCCGACGACCGGATGGAAGCGGAGTCGCAGGCCTTCCACGCCCGGGTGCGCGAGCAGTTCCTGCTGCTGGCCGCCCGCGACCCCGGGCGCTACCTCGTGCTCGACGCGACCGCCTCGCCCGGGGCCGTGCAGGAGAAGCTGCGCACCCACCTCGCGACCCGGCTGCCCGCACCGGCCAGGGTGGCCGCGCGGTGA
- a CDS encoding sensor histidine kinase: MTAANLSAGFGVPGRWGRALRITGDVLVVLVCWSLGAALIGVGLDETPGQRADGWIALDALLGLVCTPLLFLRRRRPVLVAGVLVLASVLSLAVAVASVVAVFSVAVRRRWPTAATVTAASAAAGLTQSALWPDPDLAWWLLVLSQVGVLLPVLAWGMYVRSRRELAASWREQAVRARAEQELRAEQARTVERSRIAREMHDVLAHRISLVSMHAGALELRLEGSGDPEVVNSAATIRRSAHAALEDLRDILGVLRQSVEPAAVPRPQPTLADLPELVAEVCSLGFTVDLDVRVPDLALVPEALGRTAFRVVQEALTNVRKHASGHRVRVLVEGRRGRSLLVSVVDQPLGSGPVPVVVGAAPVSGFGLVGLAERVALVGGRLRSGPLGAGFEVCARMPWPR, from the coding sequence GTGACCGCAGCGAACCTCTCCGCCGGGTTCGGCGTCCCGGGACGCTGGGGGCGCGCGCTGCGGATCACCGGTGACGTGCTCGTCGTCCTGGTCTGCTGGAGCCTCGGAGCCGCGCTCATCGGGGTCGGTCTGGACGAGACCCCGGGGCAGCGGGCCGACGGCTGGATCGCCCTCGACGCGCTGCTCGGCCTCGTCTGCACGCCGTTGCTGTTCCTGCGCCGCCGCCGGCCGGTGCTGGTCGCCGGCGTGCTCGTCCTCGCCTCGGTGCTCTCGCTGGCCGTCGCGGTCGCCTCGGTGGTGGCGGTGTTCTCGGTGGCCGTCCGTCGCCGCTGGCCGACCGCGGCCACCGTCACGGCGGCGTCGGCGGCGGCCGGGCTGACCCAGTCGGCGCTGTGGCCGGACCCCGACCTGGCCTGGTGGCTGCTGGTGCTCAGCCAGGTCGGGGTCCTGCTGCCGGTGCTGGCCTGGGGGATGTACGTCCGCAGCCGGCGGGAACTGGCCGCGTCCTGGCGCGAGCAGGCCGTCCGCGCCCGGGCGGAGCAGGAACTGCGCGCGGAGCAGGCCAGGACGGTCGAACGCTCCCGCATCGCGCGCGAGATGCACGACGTCCTGGCCCACCGGATCTCGCTGGTCAGCATGCACGCCGGGGCGCTGGAACTGCGGCTGGAGGGTTCCGGCGATCCCGAGGTGGTGAACTCGGCGGCGACGATCCGGCGTTCCGCGCACGCCGCGCTGGAGGACCTGCGCGACATCCTCGGGGTGCTGCGCCAGAGCGTGGAACCCGCGGCGGTCCCGCGCCCGCAGCCGACCCTGGCGGACCTCCCGGAACTCGTCGCGGAGGTCTGCTCGCTGGGGTTCACCGTCGACCTCGACGTCCGGGTACCGGACCTCGCCCTCGTGCCGGAGGCGTTGGGCCGCACGGCGTTCCGCGTCGTGCAGGAGGCGCTGACCAACGTCCGGAAGCACGCCTCGGGGCACCGCGTGCGCGTGCTGGTGGAGGGTCGACGCGGGCGGTCCCTGCTGGTCTCGGTGGTGGACCAGCCGCTGGGGTCCGGCCCGGTCCCCGTCGTCGTCGGCGCGGCGCCCGTCTCGGGTTTCGGACTCGTCGGCCTCGCCGAACGGGTCGCGCTCGTCGGCGGCCGGTTGCGGTCGGGTCCGCTCGGCGCCGGTTTCGAGGTCTGCGCGCGGATGCCCTGGCCGCGGTAG
- a CDS encoding DNA polymerase III subunit delta' produces MSVWDDVVGQGPAVEVLARAALAARRGTNGMTHAWLLTGPPGSGRSTAARAFAAALECEDPVEIGCGVCSGCRTALAGSHASVTVFTTEHTWIRRENVEPLIQTAQRRPSVGRWRVIVIEDADRLNETSGNVLLKTIEEPPPQTVWLLCAPAVDDVLPTIRSRSRHVPLRIPPADAVAELLVRRDGIDPVMAAFAARAAQSHVGLARRLARDEGARIRRREVLRLPQRLRGVGDAVVAAGELVEVAAEEAGSSTTERDAQEKANLLRALGADGVATVPPAVRAQVRQLEEDQKRRARRHQTDVLDRSLVDLLGLLRDVLVVQLGAPVDLVNSDMTGEIRSMAEGSTPEDTLRRTDAVQLARERLAQNVAPLLAIEALALSLRAPNR; encoded by the coding sequence GTGAGCGTCTGGGACGACGTCGTCGGGCAGGGCCCGGCCGTCGAGGTCCTCGCCCGGGCGGCGCTCGCGGCCCGGCGCGGGACCAACGGGATGACCCACGCCTGGCTGCTCACCGGCCCGCCGGGGTCGGGGCGGTCCACCGCGGCGCGCGCCTTCGCGGCGGCGCTGGAGTGCGAGGACCCGGTCGAGATCGGCTGCGGGGTGTGCAGCGGCTGCCGGACGGCGCTGGCCGGGTCGCACGCCAGCGTCACGGTCTTCACGACCGAGCACACCTGGATCCGCCGCGAGAACGTCGAACCGCTGATCCAGACCGCCCAGCGCCGTCCGTCGGTGGGGCGCTGGCGGGTCATCGTCATCGAGGACGCCGACCGGCTCAACGAGACCTCCGGCAACGTCCTGCTCAAGACCATCGAGGAACCGCCGCCGCAGACGGTGTGGCTGCTCTGCGCGCCGGCCGTCGACGACGTGCTGCCGACGATCCGCTCGCGCTCGCGGCACGTGCCGCTGCGGATCCCGCCCGCGGACGCCGTCGCGGAGCTGCTGGTGCGCCGGGACGGGATCGACCCCGTGATGGCCGCCTTCGCGGCCCGCGCCGCGCAGAGCCACGTCGGTCTGGCCCGGCGCCTGGCCCGTGACGAGGGCGCCCGCATCCGGCGGCGCGAGGTCCTGCGGTTGCCGCAGCGGCTGCGCGGGGTCGGCGACGCCGTCGTCGCGGCCGGGGAGCTCGTCGAGGTCGCGGCCGAGGAGGCCGGCTCCTCGACCACCGAACGCGACGCCCAGGAGAAGGCGAACCTGCTGCGGGCCCTGGGCGCCGACGGCGTCGCGACCGTCCCCCCGGCCGTGCGGGCCCAGGTCCGCCAGCTCGAGGAGGACCAGAAGCGGCGGGCGCGCCGGCACCAGACCGACGTCCTCGACCGCTCGCTCGTCGACCTGCTCGGCCTGCTGCGCGACGTCCTCGTCGTGCAGCTCGGGGCCCCGGTGGACCTGGTGAACTCCGACATGACCGGCGAGATCCGCTCGATGGCCGAAGGCTCGACCCCCGAGGACACCCTCCGCCGGACCGACGCGGTGCAGCTCGCGCGCGAGCGGCTGGCGCAGAACGTCGCCCCGCTGCTGGCGATCGAGGCGCTGGCGCTGAGCCTGCGGGCACCGAACCGCTGA